One Pantoea trifolii DNA segment encodes these proteins:
- the tssB gene encoding type VI secretion system contractile sheath small subunit — MSNSYQNEIPKARINLKLDLHTGGAAKKTELPLKLLVTGDFSNGAEDRPLSEREKINVNKNNFNSVLADIAPAVSFAVPNTLAGDGSEENVALNFRDMKDFEPEQVARQIPQLRAMLAMRNLLRDLKSNLLDNVTFRKELEAILKDPALSDELRSELSALATDQA, encoded by the coding sequence ATGAGCAACTCTTACCAGAATGAAATCCCCAAAGCCCGTATCAATCTAAAACTCGACCTGCACACAGGTGGGGCGGCGAAGAAGACCGAGCTGCCACTCAAACTGCTGGTGACCGGCGATTTCAGCAACGGCGCGGAAGACCGCCCGCTGTCTGAACGCGAAAAAATCAACGTTAACAAAAACAATTTCAACAGCGTGCTGGCCGATATCGCGCCTGCGGTGTCATTTGCCGTGCCAAATACCCTGGCCGGCGACGGCAGCGAAGAGAACGTGGCGCTGAACTTCCGCGACATGAAAGACTTCGAGCCGGAGCAGGTTGCCCGCCAAATCCCTCAGCTGCGCGCCATGCTGGCGATGCGCAATCTGCTGCGCGACCTCAAATCCAACCTGCTGGATAACGTCACCTTCCGCAAAGAGCTGGAAGCCATCCTGAAAGACCCGGCACTCAGCGACGAACTGCGCAGCGAGCTGTCTGCGTTAGCCACCGATCAAGCCTGA